The Terriglobia bacterium sequence AGGAACGGGGTGAAGCTCTCGCTATGGTGGCCGATCACTTCCTGGCTCTGCTGCGTGATAAATCCGTGCAGCCCTTCAAAGATGTGCTGCAGCCCGCCGGGATTCTCCACCGAAAGCCGCGCCCGCACCAGCAGGAACATCAGGATCAGGAAGCCGACCACCAGCACTTCCATGGCGACGGCGTTGGAGATCGGCGCCTGCGCAAACGCCGGCTTAATGTGAAGCGTGCGCAAGAGCGCGTCCACCGGCCCGGCAAACAGGCGGTTCAGCAGCGCGGTAAACGAAAGCTGTTCAGGCATGGAAAGCAGTAGTCAGTAATTAGCAGTCAGCAAAAGCGCCCTAAAGACCTCGACGCAGCGCGACGACCACTTCATAAACCGCTTCGCAGAGAATCGCCGCCACGGTCAGAAACAGGCCGCCCAGAAGCCCGTAGAGGCTGTCCCGGGAAACCCTGAATATAGCATAGCCGGCGAGCGCGATTAAAGCGTAGCGCAGCAGGAAACGCGCCACCACGCCGCTGCTCGACTGGCCGCGCCCGGTGGCGGTAACGCGGTCGGCGAGCGCCCCTACTGCCTGCTTCAGCCAGTAGAAATTCACCCACGCGATCATGCATCCGAGCGCCAGGCCGACCGCCACTTTCC is a genomic window containing:
- a CDS encoding ATP synthase subunit I, encoding MPDLTPTAPAPPDPAEKFYSGAMDRIRRFMAVIGVIATIAVWIAFGWKVAVGLALGCMIAWVNFYWLKQAVGALADRVTATGRGQSSSGVVARFLLRYALIALAGYAIFRVSRDSLYGLLGGLFLTVAAILCEAVYEVVVALRRGL